The stretch of DNA accatgagcaGAACTTGGatgatcatacctagcaattgtggatatttttctacaaaaaaggcTCGTTAACTTTAAACCAGTGTTCGATAACCACAACAATCGGAagaaatcctaattcctctagaaacaaaaataatttatctgttttatatattatagaacgaatattaatcagaaccatgctaaagttgtcaGTTAGAGCTGATCTCTTTGGCTTAGACGAAGAAGACATTAATACAAAACTTCACTGGCCCTTTAGGTTATGGGTCAAAATGAGGGACCTACTCTCTGTCTcccctaaaaatatatttttgcaaaaaaaaacgagaCGACCACGGAAAATAGATGCAAAACATAGATTTTCAGTCCAAATAAAATTTAACACTTAGAGCAAGAATGCTAAGGTATTATATTTGCTAAATTTTGCTATATGGTTCGGAGATCTGGACTTTGGTTTAAGATCGATGCATACTAAGGCTAGTATGTACTGAcatatgtcatcatcatcatcaactagcaacacgtccactgctgaacataggcctcttgcatgcttttccacttagtccgattttgcgccatctgaatccaatttgtagttactctttttatgtcatctgtccatctcgttggggggcGACCTCTATTTccgttagcttgtattcggggtctccattccaaaattctttttttccaccggtcatcaactgatcttgctacatgacctgcccagttccactttagtgttgttattctttcaataacgtctgctactcctgatcttttgcggatagtagcattgggtattctatcacgtagagaaatccctaacattattttctccattgccctttccgcaacttgtagtttactcactgttgttcttgcgAGTGGtagggtttctgcgccgtaggtcatcatggcaaaatacactgattaaatacttttcttttcagacacattggaatcttagacctaaaaatatccttcatctttccaaatgcagcccaacgAGGTTTActcttcttttcagctcgattgtttggttgtctcgacttattctgatcttaTTCTGATACTGACAGATGTACAAACATGAAAATCATCACAAAATTTAAAAAGACGATAAATAACCGACTAAAATAAGATGCTAATGAAGTCAAGATTGCCCTATTGGTCTCGAATTTCTGTCGGAAAGATGAGACCTGAAAAACAAGTCTGCGTTTGCCTTATATTGCTTGTATTTAACTTTACCTTTAATTATTACTGTATATTCGTGTTTATATCAATTATAGTTATTGTTTTCACTATAATACCATCCTTTTTGTCACTTGGAATAACAATCTCGTGACCAATTACACTTTAGCTGCTATTATCTTCAGTTAAAGGGTGAATAATATACTGCAGTTGTagtttttaaatagaaataattGAATCAGCCATCGATctgattaaacaaaaatttgGTAAACAAATTCCAACTTATTTTAAAAAAGCGTCAAAGATTTTTCGctctttaatatattaatataatacaatgTAATATGTTTTTGATTGGTATTTATTTAAGCTGTTGATACCTTCAAtatcttcacattttcttttataagcttttgaaatttgttctaaaaatatttggacatttttcacatttggtTCCCATGCCTCAAATGAGTTTGACAGAACGAAATATTGTTGTTTGGCAGTGTTAaaatttacattacaaatgaaacATATGCAATCAAAATTAATAAGATATTTGAAAATTAATAGATTTAgaattaccaaaaaagaaaaagtaaatagttCTAAAACAGTgtttaaaagtaaatagtaaaatgtcggtataaataataaagttaaaaagacatctgttgcaatctggcaactggtggtttgagtCTTCTGACTTTATTGCCAAATCTATACGCTAACCCAGCGGTTCTCAACCTTTTTTACTCAGCGACGCACTAACGTACTCCTTACAGATTCGCGACACCCTTATATGTACAAATTTTTGCTAGTGGTAGGTAAGTACAGATGaatatattaaacatattattttttatttcgtaaGAACATAACaagcaaaaaacaaaacagaaagaatACATAAAATTAGTGTGAAATTTGACCCTGATGATTTTTGTAAAGTATATCTATCCGAGTACGAATTGTAGACAGACACACTCTCATCTCGCTGTCCAGATCAAGTAGTCGAGACCGGTAGCTAGATTTTAGATTTTTCATAGTAGAAAATGCAGATTCACATAAATACTATGTCGAAAACGGCAGTAAAAGGATACTGCTTTCTTTGCTAATTCTGGATATTCATTCGTAACTGAAATTCAAAAAACAACCGGAGTTACTTCTCTAAATTTGGACTTTAAAACTGTGTCAGAATACACTTCAATAAGCTGTTCCTTTTCAGAATAGGTTATTTCTGCCTTGCCTACGTTGTTCTCGTCAAATGCAATCAAACATTTACAGTTAGCACTCAAGACAGAGGGAAAGTATTTAGTTATCCCTTCTTGCAACTTACATAAGTGCTTTTTCATGCTCTCCTTTAGTAAAGTCTGTTTTTCAGATTTCAAATTAATTAAAGTTATAGAGGTTTTGGGAAAAGCAGTCAAATCGTTTTATTCTATAACCGAGTTCCAGAATGTAAGTTTTTTACAAAACCCCTTTAGCCAtcttctgttttaaaaaattcgaGTAGTTCGTCCTTAAATTCTAAAACTCTGTATTTTTCCTTTCGAAAGCCAACGAATTTTACTATGAAATAACAAGACTTTATAATCTGCGCCCATGTCTTTACAAAGTTTCTGAAACACCCTTGATTTCATAGTACGAGTTTTGATATAGTTGATCATAGAAACAACAGTATCAATAACTTCACCCAGTTGGCTTCTATCCGTAGTTTTTACTACcagagcttctcgatgtaaaaagCAATGAGTAATAATATCAACTGGTTTTCCTTTAGTGCGAAACTTAAAAATCCTTTGACATATCCCGTCATTGCAGCAGCCCTATCTGTACATATCGCAATACAATCCGTCCACTTAAGTCCGTGATCCTGAAAGAAGGTGTCAACAGTAGAAAATATATCAGTTCCAGTGGTTGTTGTTTCCAATTCACGACATAATAGGAACTGTTTAATAATTTCCGGTCCGTACACAAATCTTACAAAAGATATCAATTGGGCCTTTCCCGAAATATCCGTGCTTTCGTCCAGTTGTAAAGCAAATTGTGTATTTGCCAATACCTCCCTAACATTACTTTGAATCTCGATTGACATATCTAATATACGTCGATGGACTGTGTCATTTAATAAAGGTACCTTTGATATTTGTTCAACAGCTTCCGGGCCTAACATTGTAGCAACTAATTCTTTACATGCCGGTAAAATAAGCTCTTCACCAACAGTATGGGCTTTCTGTTGTTTTGGCAATAAATTCAGAAACTTTATATGATGCTAAAAATGCCTTATCTGggagttttattcattttttcattATAACTGAGAATGATTGAATGGAACAACGTAGACGTTGAAAATACTCGCGCGGTTTTTGGGAAACGCTTTGATGATTTTGTTCCAAATGCAAAACATTAAGTAAAAACTGGTTAATCGGATCGCGTCGGCGTACGTCACGTGTTGCTCCGTCTTAAAGATAAGAAACAAGATCTCTCGCTTTGCGCAACTATTCATAACGCAAGTTATGTCGGTTAAATTTGAAAAACAGAGAGGAAACAATTACGGATTGGCACTTTATTGATTGGTATAACGTAGTATATAcctaatagttaaaaaaaatggtTGAATGCATGATTGGTATATTataacaagtaaaaaaatataaataaaaatatagtattaGTAAATCTCGCGACATACCTGAAGGTTCTTCCGGCACACCAGTGTGTCACGACACGGTGGTTGAGAACCGCTGCGTTAACCCATCAAAGTgcaattgattaaaaaaaaattctaataattaaccgtaatatcaacagaaacaaatattaaaataataattcaattcgtgttttatataaattacaaaattacagaataattaaaataatataataaaaatatactttttaacaGCTTTCCATCTTGGTATTTGAAGAATATAACGTAATATAAATTATAAGGACATGGCAACATTGCCAACGCAATATTTCGTTCAGTGACACTTAATTGACAGCTAATTTGATGCTATCTTCACTGGGACCAAGTGTGAAAAATGTCCAAATATTTTGACAAACATTTTGAGACAAATGACTTGTTGTCTTTTGACCTCacaccatttttcaaagtaagaTGCATAGAAAAATCGATCCGAGAATGAGAAGAATATCCTGGTTGGATACTGTACGGAAATGGTtaaacttaaccactaccggaacTTGGGACATTTTAAGGCAGCAGTCAATAAAGTTAAAATAGCCATCTTAGTCCCCAACATTTGTAACGGATaaacaacaaaagaaaataagaaaagtttgtttaaaacaagtatttttcatttgaaattaaaaaagatGCATTCTTCTTTGAACTGTTTGTGTTAAAAGTCTGATCATGCAATTGTGATGGCAGAAATTAACAAATGCTGTATAAAATATGCTCTGATTTATCTCAAAACTGCTAGAACTTCAACctcattttataattattttatcataATGTATAACTTCTATTAGATACATAAAAGTATAAAACCGATAGATGGATTTTACTATATTAATACCGCATCATATTAATCAACGTATCAATGACAAATTCTATCCGGCACGTTTCAATAGCAGTTCATTTGTTCTGTACCTAACTTCGCGACGTGGAGCCACACGGAACAGTAACCTGCTCCCGTTACAAATGCCTGCTCTTTATCAATAACAGGTAGTGAATTATAAGACAATTAATCATGCTCATAGCCCCCTCCGATATCAAAAGCCAAATCCGTTCTTCGTGTCTGGGCGGTTGGCAGCACTGAGATGACAAGAAGTTTGTGTTCTGCGAGTAGTATGTGCGTGTGTTTTACCAAGAACACGATTATTTGCCGGAGCCACCGGCAAAAGTTTTAAACGGAAATCGATAAAAAGGGAAAACGAAGCAAATTATGtctacaatacaaaaaaaaacaattttcttttaCATTTATGATGTACAGTATGTTATACGTATTTTACAAAGTATTTTAATGACAAGTTTTTGACATAATACAGGAAAGAACATTGGTTTTGTTTAATAACGTCTGTTTTTTCTGTATGGAATGAACTCTGAAACGTTTTAAAGATTTCCACTATCACTTCTATCattatatttattacaaatcaTTTTCTACGTATAAATGCTATAGTAGGATAATGTGGTAAAATCTACACTCGCCTGGATTTTTATTTGGGGTTAGGCACTTAaaagtatatattatttaaaaatctcTTTAGCCAAATTTGTATTTCACTAGGTGACCTCTAGGGTCCCATATCGCAAAAAAGTgtattttcgaaaaaaaaaaaattcctgAGTGATCTTTTGctttaaaaatctgaaaaattcAAGAATATACATTTTAATGCCCAAATACCCTTTAATCATTTTCAGACTTTTTGGATCAAAATTAAGCTCAGCAAAAATATTAGAATTTTTCAAAGAATTTTTAGGTTATGGTAATTTTTGACAAACttctgaaaaattattttttattattcgaGTGGTGattatcatttatatatttttatgtcCAAAAACACTCAGATTTAGCCAGATTTCTTCGAAAAATTTAATCTTTTTTCTAAATCAAAATTAAGCTCACGAAAACTATTTGAATTTGTTCAGAAATTTTTAGGTTATTTAGGTAATTTTTGACAACAttctaaatattaattttttgtgtattttttccGTTATTTTGAATGTCTGGATTAGATTTTCCATTTTCGCTCCGGAAAATcctcaaaatttgaaaaatcctttttttttgggtttttttttcTCATGGTTTTAGCACATGATCTAAACTGTATGTCAATAAAATaccgtttttttatatttttttggttattttttatagAGCGATCAGGTTTGCCATTTTCAGACCAGAATATGCTCAAAATACGAaaacctctttttttatttacatgtttTCTCATGTTTTTAGCACAACCTTAACTGCATGTGAATTAAGAAcgatttttcatcttttttttttcgtttttttaataGCAGGTTTATATTGACTATTTCCGCACTGAAATATACTCTGAATTCGAAAAGACTGTATTTTTCGGTGATTCTTTGCATATTTTAAGCACTTAACCCCATTTAAATATGATAAATAACGATTTTCGTTTCCCCCATCCCCTCTCTTTATTCGAGTCgtgattataatttaaatattatcatttatggattattttattaaaataattatatttgatttcatatttgagctttttttaatttctattaataacaatgaaatataaaattacaaaatggtacaaaatattcaaaatcaCATTACAATAATAGTTTTAGTCTTCGTCACTATCTTCGTTTATTACGGAATCAATATGTGATGTGAAGTCTCAAAGTATTTTGACTGGTCTAATAATTTTTGACATATACCTTGCATTGAGAACAGGACCCTACAGTTCTTTATCGAGTACAAtgtccaaagtggaaattgaaacgtcaataaacttattttaaacttcaattgtggcttatttccgtTAAAATAGTACgtaattacataataatgtattTTCAAGTACCttaacttaattttttaataCGAAAAAGGTAATATAAAAATGGTAATTCCGACTGAGAAATCGGACAACATAAGTAAGataaagaaattttttatgaaaaacttaTTTAGCCATAGTTAAGGTTACGTACTAAAAGCAtggacaaaaatataaaaaaaggggGTTTGTCATATTTTGAGCATGTTCTGGTCTGAAAATGGCAAatataaaatggaaaaaatacaCGAAACATAATTATTT from Diabrotica undecimpunctata isolate CICGRU chromosome 4, icDiaUnde3, whole genome shotgun sequence encodes:
- the LOC140439023 gene encoding protein FAM200C-like, with the protein product MLGPEAVEQISKVPLLNDTVHRRILDMSIEIQSNVREVLANTQFALQLDESTDISGKAQLISFVRFVYGPEIIKQFLLCRELETTTTGTDIFSTVDTFFQDHGLKWTDCIAICTDRAAAMTGYVKGFLSFALKENQLILLLIAFYIEKLW